A genome region from Bacteroides stercoris ATCC 43183 includes the following:
- a CDS encoding DUF4105 domain-containing protein yields MKLSPSVFRSLIFLFFSLSVVTMQAQEPKRVIPDSIHINLLTCASGEEIYSLFGHTAIRYENYTRGIDAVFNYGIFNFNAPNFILRFALGETDYQLGVTDYERFAAEYYYLERDVWQQELNLTVQEKEKLVMLLEENYRPENRIYRYNFFYDNCATRPRDLIEKSINGTLQYAGDMTDTDSGISFRDLLHKYSKGHPWSRFGMDLCMGSQADKTINRRLMMFVPFYVQEYFNQARIVNKEGETRPLVLNEEKIIVTGNEEAEQPSDGFTPMQTALLLLILTAAATIYGIRRKKTLWGIDFALFFAAGTAGCILAFLALFSQHPAVSPNYLLFVFHPLHLFCLPCMLNRVRKRKRSRYMLANFIVLTLFILLWLVIPQRFPLAVLPLALCLLIRSASNLILTYDKK; encoded by the coding sequence ATGAAGTTATCTCCATCGGTTTTCCGTTCACTTATTTTTCTTTTCTTCAGCCTGTCCGTCGTCACTATGCAGGCACAAGAACCAAAAAGAGTTATTCCGGACTCTATACATATCAATCTGTTGACATGTGCCTCGGGAGAAGAAATATATTCCCTTTTCGGACATACGGCCATACGGTACGAAAACTATACCCGCGGCATTGACGCAGTATTCAATTACGGCATATTCAACTTCAATGCTCCCAACTTCATCCTTCGTTTTGCCTTGGGTGAAACGGACTACCAATTGGGAGTAACCGATTATGAACGCTTTGCTGCAGAATATTATTACCTGGAACGCGATGTTTGGCAACAAGAGCTGAATCTCACTGTACAAGAGAAAGAAAAGTTGGTTATGTTACTTGAAGAGAATTACCGCCCCGAAAACCGGATATATCGTTATAACTTCTTTTACGATAACTGTGCCACACGTCCGCGCGATTTAATAGAAAAATCCATTAACGGCACGCTGCAATACGCAGGCGACATGACAGACACTGATTCCGGCATTTCTTTCCGAGACCTGCTGCACAAATACAGCAAGGGGCATCCCTGGTCGCGTTTCGGCATGGACTTATGTATGGGCAGCCAAGCCGACAAAACCATCAACCGCAGACTGATGATGTTTGTACCTTTCTATGTACAAGAGTACTTCAACCAAGCCCGCATTGTAAACAAAGAAGGAGAAACACGCCCTTTGGTACTGAATGAAGAGAAAATAATAGTAACCGGCAACGAAGAAGCGGAACAGCCTTCCGATGGCTTCACCCCTATGCAGACCGCCCTGCTCCTTCTTATACTGACCGCAGCCGCCACCATCTACGGCATACGCCGGAAGAAAACGCTTTGGGGAATCGATTTCGCGCTGTTCTTTGCCGCCGGAACGGCGGGATGTATATTGGCGTTCCTTGCCTTGTTCTCCCAACATCCTGCCGTCAGTCCCAATTATCTGCTGTTTGTGTTCCATCCGCTTCATCTTTTCTGCCTGCCTTGTATGCTGAACAGAGTGCGAAAAAGGAAAAGAAGCCGTTATATGCTGGCGAACTTTATTGTTTTAACACTTTTTATATTGCTTTGGCTCGTAATACCGCAAAGATTTCCGTTAGCAGTGTTACCTTTGGCACTTTGTTTGCTGATACGTTCTGCAAGCAACCTAATTCTCACATACGATAAGAAATAA
- a CDS encoding type III pantothenate kinase, producing MNLIIDIGNTVAKIAVFKDKDIVEILYDSNQTLECLSDICAKYAVEKAIVATVIDLNERVLAQLKSLPVSLLWLNEKTLLPVENLYETPETLGYDRMAAVVGAYEQFPGKDILVIDAGTCITYEFIDAAGRYHGGNISPGVQMRFRALHEFTGRLPLVLREGRRLPLGSDTDTAMREGVLKGMEYEISGYITAMKHKYPELLVFLTGGDDFSFDTNLKSIIFADRFLVLKGLNRILNYNNDRI from the coding sequence ATGAATCTTATTATTGATATAGGTAATACCGTTGCAAAGATAGCGGTGTTTAAAGATAAGGATATTGTAGAAATACTCTATGATTCTAATCAAACGCTTGAATGTCTGTCGGATATATGTGCGAAATATGCTGTCGAGAAGGCAATCGTGGCTACCGTTATCGATTTGAATGAACGGGTGTTGGCACAACTGAAAAGTTTGCCCGTTTCATTGTTGTGGCTAAATGAAAAAACATTGCTTCCGGTGGAGAATCTTTACGAAACGCCCGAAACCTTGGGATATGACCGGATGGCGGCTGTGGTGGGCGCATACGAACAGTTTCCCGGTAAGGATATTCTGGTTATAGATGCCGGGACTTGCATTACTTATGAATTTATAGATGCCGCCGGACGTTATCATGGCGGAAATATTTCGCCGGGCGTGCAGATGCGCTTTAGGGCGCTCCATGAGTTCACAGGAAGGCTTCCGCTGGTGCTTCGGGAGGGACGGCGCCTGCCGTTGGGCAGCGATACCGATACGGCAATGCGCGAAGGAGTGCTGAAAGGTATGGAATATGAAATTTCGGGTTACATAACGGCGATGAAACATAAATATCCTGAACTTTTGGTTTTTTTAACGGGCGGCGATGATTTTTCTTTTGATACAAACTTAAAAAGTATCATCTTTGCAGACAGATTTTTAGTATTGAAAGGATTAAATAGAATTTTAAACTATAATAATGATAGGATATAG